A part of Leifsonia xyli subsp. xyli str. CTCB07 genomic DNA contains:
- a CDS encoding diacylglycerol/lipid kinase family protein: MSRAAIVVNPVKVDLDALRAALAAAERRHGWEETLWLETTVADPGAGQTREALTAGVEVVIAAGGDGTVRTVAEELRNTGVPIALLPSGTGNLLARNLDLTLADVAHSLTTAFTGADRAIDVGMAELRDEGDGTRHRAFLVMAGAGIDAQMIVHTDDGLKARAGWLAYVKAIGMVLSDKNELHLRYQLDGGRIHSLRAHTVLIGNCGSLPANILLLPDAAVDDGELDIVLLRPEGVLGWLQIVVTVFWENGVLRRTTAGRRLLGAGQPAPALTYLKGREFVLSLSEPHDVELDGDLFGRASSMRVWVDPGALTIRVPQG; the protein is encoded by the coding sequence ATGAGCCGGGCCGCGATCGTCGTCAACCCCGTCAAAGTCGATCTCGACGCGCTGCGCGCCGCGCTGGCGGCGGCCGAGCGGCGGCACGGCTGGGAGGAGACGCTGTGGCTGGAGACCACCGTCGCCGATCCGGGCGCCGGCCAGACCCGGGAGGCCCTCACCGCCGGGGTGGAGGTCGTGATCGCGGCTGGCGGCGACGGCACGGTGCGGACGGTCGCGGAGGAACTGCGCAACACCGGCGTCCCGATCGCTCTGCTGCCCTCCGGCACGGGCAACCTCCTCGCCCGCAACCTCGATCTCACGCTGGCCGATGTCGCGCACTCGCTGACGACGGCGTTCACCGGTGCCGACCGGGCCATCGACGTCGGGATGGCCGAGCTTCGCGATGAGGGCGACGGCACCCGCCACCGCGCCTTCCTCGTGATGGCCGGCGCCGGCATCGACGCGCAGATGATCGTCCACACCGATGACGGTCTGAAGGCGAGGGCCGGGTGGCTCGCCTATGTGAAGGCCATCGGGATGGTGCTGAGCGACAAGAACGAACTGCACCTCCGCTACCAGCTCGATGGCGGACGCATCCACTCGCTGCGCGCCCACACCGTCCTGATCGGCAACTGCGGGTCGCTGCCGGCGAATATCCTGCTGCTGCCGGACGCCGCCGTGGACGATGGCGAGCTCGACATCGTCCTCCTGCGCCCGGAGGGGGTTCTCGGCTGGCTGCAGATCGTCGTCACGGTGTTCTGGGAGAACGGGGTGCTGCGCCGTACGACCGCTGGCCGGCGCCTGCTCGGCGCCGGCCAGCCGGCGCCGGCGCTCACCTACCTCAAGGGACGCGAGTTCGTGCTGAGCCTGAGCGAGCCGCACGACGTCGAACTCGACGGCGACCTGTTCGGCCGGGCCTCCTCAATGCGGGTGTGGGTGGACCCGGGGGCGCTGACGATTCGGGTGCCGCAGGGCTGA